In the Neofelis nebulosa isolate mNeoNeb1 chromosome 11, mNeoNeb1.pri, whole genome shotgun sequence genome, one interval contains:
- the CLDN5 gene encoding claudin-5, which yields MGSAALEILGLVLCLVGWVGLILACGLPMWQVTAFLDHNIVTAQTTWKGLWMSCVVQSTGHMQCKVYDSVLALSTEVQAARALTVGAVLLALVALFVTLAGAQCTTCVAPGPAKARVALTGGALYALCGLLALVPLCWFANIVVREFYDPTVPMSQKYELGAALYIGWAASALLMCGGGLVCCGAWVCAGRPDFSFPVKYSAPRRPTASGDYDKKNYV from the coding sequence ATGGGGTCGGCCGCGCTGGAGATCCTCGGCCTGGTGCTGTGCCTGGTGGGCTGGGTGGGCCTGATCCTGGCGTGCGGGCTGCCCATGTGGCAGGTGACTGCCTTCCTGGACCACAACATCGTGACGGCGCAGACCACCTGGAAGGGGCTGTGGATGTCGTGCGTGGTGCAGAGCACCGGGCACATGCAATGCAAGGTGTACGATTCGGTGCTGGCGCTGAGCACCGAGGTGCAGGCGGCGCGGGCGCTCACTGTGGGCGCCGTGTTGCTGGCGCTTGTCGCGCTTTTCGTGACCCTGGCGGGCGCGCAGTGCACTACCTGCGTGGCCCCAGGCCCGGCCAAAGCGCGCGTGGCCCTCACAGGCGGCGCGCTCTACGCGCTCTGCGGGCTGCTGGCGCTCGTTCCGCTCTGCTGGTTCGCCAAtatcgtggtccgtgagttctacGACCCGACCGTGCCCATGTCCCAGAAGTACGAACTGGGCGCGGCGCTGTACATTGGTTGGGCCGCTTCGGCGCTGCTCATGTGCGGCGGCGGCCTAGTGTGCTGCGGCGCCTGGGTCTGCGCTGGCCGCCCCGACTTCAGCTTCCCGGTCAAGTACTCCGCTCCGCGGCGGCCCACGGCCAGCGGCGACTATGACAAGAAGAACTACGTCTGA